A genomic window from Streptomyces mirabilis includes:
- a CDS encoding lysylphosphatidylglycerol synthase transmembrane domain-containing protein → MLPAVALTLAAGCLLGVTPPGRRFLREKVWPFLHAATSTVTGIASDPAKLTLLVAGALGLPLIQIVGLALSVHAFGGDLPFAQVGAVYMAARLVANATPVSGGLGALEAGLIAGLTALGLAVGAATSAVLVYRLLTFWLNVPLGALALGFVQRKGYV, encoded by the coding sequence GTGCTGCCGGCCGTCGCCCTGACCCTCGCGGCCGGGTGTCTGCTCGGTGTCACCCCACCCGGCCGGCGCTTCCTGCGCGAGAAGGTGTGGCCGTTCCTGCACGCGGCGACGTCGACCGTGACCGGGATCGCGTCCGACCCCGCCAAGCTGACCCTCCTCGTCGCCGGCGCGCTCGGTCTGCCCCTCATCCAGATCGTCGGACTCGCGCTGAGCGTGCACGCGTTCGGCGGCGATCTTCCCTTCGCCCAGGTTGGCGCCGTCTACATGGCGGCACGCCTCGTAGCCAACGCAACTCCGGTCTCCGGCGGACTGGGCGCCCTCGAAGCCGGCCTCATCGCCGGTCTGACCGCGCTCGGCTTGGCGGTCGGCGCAGCCACCTCGGCGGTCCTCGTCTACCGGCTGCTCACGTTCTGGCTGAACGTGCCGCTGGGCGCCCTGGCCCTGGGCTTCGTGCAGCGCAAGGGCTACGTCTGA
- a CDS encoding DUF1003 domain-containing protein: MRGSQDRIADAITAFAGTMQFVYPHAAWFTVWILCNLGLIGHWAVWDPYPFGLLTMIVSLEATFLSTFVMVSQNRQAARENV, translated from the coding sequence ATGCGCGGATCTCAGGACCGGATCGCCGACGCGATCACCGCCTTCGCCGGAACCATGCAGTTCGTCTACCCGCACGCGGCCTGGTTCACGGTCTGGATCCTGTGCAACCTGGGGTTGATCGGTCACTGGGCGGTCTGGGACCCCTATCCCTTCGGACTGCTCACCATGATCGTCAGCCTGGAGGCGACCTTCCTGTCCACCTTCGTGATGGTGAGCCAGAACCGTCAGGCAGCCCGTGAGAACGTCTGA